A region of Rhodanobacteraceae bacterium DNA encodes the following proteins:
- the apbC gene encoding iron-sulfur cluster carrier protein ApbC produces MTDLTQDVVRELLTGFIDPNHGENLVACGSVRGVGVDGANVAVEIALGYPAESWADTLAAQVQTFLEADPRINRAVVDVTWHVIAHKVQQGLTPLPEIKNIIAVASGKGGVGKSTTAVNLALALQAEGATVGILDADIYGPSQPRMLGISGKPDTRDGKVIVPKQAHGLQVMSIGFMIEEDTPMIWRGPMVTQALQQLLNETDWQGLDYLVIDLPPGTGDIQLTLCQRVPVSGAVIVTTPQDIALLDARKGLKMFEKVAVPVLGIVENMSTHVCSNCGHEEPIFGSGGGASMAEQYGVPLLGQLPLDMRIREEVDSGHPTVVAAPDSAIAATYREIARKVAGRLSRQARNKSIGFPNIVIQST; encoded by the coding sequence ATGACTGACTTGACCCAGGATGTGGTGCGCGAACTGCTCACCGGATTCATCGACCCCAATCACGGCGAGAACCTGGTGGCCTGCGGATCGGTGCGTGGCGTGGGGGTGGATGGCGCCAATGTGGCGGTCGAGATTGCCCTTGGTTACCCGGCCGAGAGCTGGGCCGATACCCTGGCCGCGCAGGTTCAGACCTTTCTGGAAGCCGACCCGCGCATCAACCGTGCTGTGGTAGACGTGACCTGGCATGTCATCGCCCACAAGGTGCAGCAGGGCCTCACGCCCCTGCCGGAGATCAAGAACATCATCGCCGTGGCCAGTGGCAAGGGTGGCGTCGGCAAGAGCACCACCGCTGTGAACCTGGCGCTGGCGCTGCAGGCCGAGGGTGCGACGGTCGGCATTCTGGACGCCGACATCTACGGCCCCAGCCAACCGCGCATGCTCGGGATCAGTGGCAAGCCAGACACCCGCGACGGCAAGGTCATCGTGCCCAAGCAGGCGCATGGTCTGCAGGTGATGTCGATCGGCTTCATGATCGAGGAAGACACGCCGATGATCTGGCGCGGCCCCATGGTCACCCAGGCCTTGCAGCAGCTGCTCAATGAAACCGACTGGCAGGGCCTGGATTATCTGGTCATCGATCTGCCGCCCGGCACCGGCGATATCCAGCTCACGCTGTGCCAGCGGGTGCCAGTCTCCGGTGCCGTGATCGTCACCACGCCCCAGGACATCGCCCTGCTGGATGCGCGCAAGGGGCTGAAAATGTTCGAGAAAGTGGCGGTGCCAGTGTTGGGTATCGTCGAGAACATGAGCACCCACGTATGCTCCAACTGCGGCCACGAAGAGCCGATCTTCGGGTCCGGCGGCGGCGCATCCATGGCCGAACAGTACGGTGTGCCGCTGCTGGGTCAGCTGCCGCTGGACATGCGCATCCGCGAGGAAGTCGATTCCGGTCATCCCACGGTGGTCGCCGCACCGGATTCAGCCATCGCCGCCACCTACCGGGAAATTGCGCGCAAGGTCGCCGGTCGCCTGAGTCGGCAGGCCCGCAACAAGTCGATCGGCTTTCCCAATATCGTCATTCAGAGTACCT
- the metG gene encoding methionine--tRNA ligase, translating to MEARDILVTNALPYANGQLHLGHLVGYIQADIWVRAQRLMGNTVHFVCADDTHGTPIMLAAEKAGTTPEQFVAPMKAAHERDFEDFSVRFDHYHSTHSEENRLITESIYAALKARGSISSRSVEQYYDPVKSLFLPDRYVKGECPKCGTADQYGDNCENCGATYAPTDLKNPRSVISGAQPELRESEHYFFELGQYQDFLTDYLAQETVAHPGVRAKLREWLDSGLKAWDISRDAPYFGFEIPGAPGKYFYVWLDAPIGYLASFRAYCDRTGVDYNRYLMPGSKTELHHFIGKDIVNFHGLFWPAVLYGAGYRVPTALHVNGYLTVNGAKMSKSRGTFIQARTYLDAGLNPAYLRYYYAGKSSGGVEDLDLNLDDFALRVNADLVGKFVNIASRCAGFVAKFFDGRLASLNDADRIFYHEQSMRLYARCGDAYRARDFGLVLRETMAVADAVNAQIAERAPWVLAKDEAKREELHAIVSLGISMFRLLAAWLKPIVPSLAQDCEEFLGAEIRHFDDVADPLPQGHPISPFSALATRVDPKQVEAMIEASKDTLAAAPEAPKAAKKASAKAVAAEAAPTGGEPASAGPGSRVPGPDQLITIDQFTAVDLRIARITAAEAVPEADKLLRLQLDIGALGTRQVFAGIKSAYDPATLVGRLTVMVANLASRKMRFGLSEGMVLAASDERGGPFLLAPDDGAQPGMRVK from the coding sequence ATGGAAGCACGCGACATTCTGGTCACCAATGCCCTGCCCTATGCCAACGGCCAGTTGCATCTGGGTCATCTGGTGGGCTACATCCAGGCCGACATCTGGGTGCGGGCTCAGCGTTTGATGGGGAACACGGTGCATTTCGTGTGTGCCGACGACACCCACGGCACGCCGATCATGCTGGCGGCCGAGAAGGCTGGCACCACGCCGGAGCAGTTCGTCGCTCCGATGAAAGCCGCGCATGAGCGTGATTTCGAAGATTTTTCGGTCCGCTTTGACCACTACCACAGCACCCATTCGGAAGAGAATCGGCTGATCACCGAGTCGATCTACGCGGCCCTGAAGGCGCGGGGATCGATCAGCTCGCGCAGCGTCGAGCAGTACTATGACCCGGTCAAGTCGCTGTTTCTGCCCGACCGCTATGTCAAGGGCGAATGCCCCAAGTGCGGCACGGCTGACCAGTACGGCGACAATTGCGAGAACTGTGGCGCCACCTACGCACCCACCGATCTCAAGAATCCGCGCTCGGTGATTTCCGGGGCACAGCCGGAGCTGCGCGAATCCGAGCACTATTTCTTCGAGCTCGGGCAGTACCAGGATTTCCTGACTGACTACCTGGCCCAGGAGACGGTGGCACATCCCGGCGTGCGCGCCAAGTTGCGCGAATGGCTGGATTCTGGCCTGAAGGCCTGGGACATCTCCCGCGACGCGCCCTATTTCGGTTTCGAGATCCCCGGCGCACCCGGCAAGTATTTCTACGTGTGGCTGGACGCGCCGATCGGCTACCTCGCCAGTTTCCGCGCCTATTGCGATCGCACCGGCGTCGACTACAACCGCTACCTGATGCCCGGCAGCAAGACCGAGCTGCACCATTTCATCGGCAAGGACATCGTCAATTTCCACGGGCTGTTCTGGCCGGCAGTGCTCTACGGCGCCGGCTATCGAGTGCCCACGGCGCTGCACGTCAACGGCTATCTGACCGTCAACGGCGCCAAGATGAGCAAGTCGCGTGGCACCTTCATCCAGGCCCGCACGTACCTCGATGCCGGCCTCAACCCGGCCTATCTGCGCTACTACTACGCCGGCAAGTCCAGCGGCGGCGTCGAGGATCTGGACCTGAATCTCGACGATTTCGCGCTGCGCGTGAATGCTGATCTGGTCGGCAAGTTTGTCAACATCGCCAGCCGCTGCGCCGGCTTTGTGGCCAAGTTCTTTGACGGCCGGCTGGCGTCACTGAACGATGCCGACCGCATCTTCTATCACGAGCAGTCGATGCGCCTGTACGCGCGCTGTGGCGACGCCTATCGGGCACGGGATTTCGGGCTGGTGCTGCGCGAAACCATGGCTGTGGCCGACGCCGTCAATGCCCAGATCGCCGAGCGTGCACCCTGGGTGCTGGCCAAGGACGAGGCCAAACGCGAAGAGCTGCACGCCATCGTCTCGCTGGGCATTTCGATGTTCCGATTGCTGGCCGCGTGGCTGAAGCCCATCGTTCCCAGCCTGGCCCAGGACTGCGAAGAATTTCTCGGCGCGGAAATCCGGCATTTCGACGATGTCGCCGATCCGCTACCCCAAGGCCACCCCATCTCGCCTTTCAGTGCACTGGCGACGCGGGTGGACCCGAAGCAGGTCGAGGCCATGATCGAGGCTTCGAAAGACACCCTGGCGGCAGCGCCGGAAGCGCCCAAGGCGGCGAAAAAGGCCTCTGCAAAAGCAGTCGCGGCTGAAGCCGCTCCCACAGGGGGCGAGCCCGCTTCTGCGGGTCCCGGGTCCCGGGTCCCCGGTCCCGACCAACTCATCACCATCGACCAGTTCACCGCTGTGGACCTGCGCATCGCCCGTATCACCGCCGCCGAAGCCGTGCCCGAGGCCGACAAACTGCTGCGCCTGCAGCTGGACATCGGCGCGCTGGGCACGCGTCAGGTGTTTGCCGGCATCAAGAGCGCCTACGATCCGGCGACCCTGGTCGGTCGTTTGACGGTCATGGTCGCCAATCTGGCATCGCGGAAGATGCGCTTTGGGCTATCCGAAGGCATGGTACTGGCGGCCTCGGACGAGCGCGGCGGACCCTTCCTGCTGGCGCCGGATGATGGCGCGCAGCCGGGGATGCGGGTGAAGTAG
- a CDS encoding RnfABCDGE type electron transport complex subunit B: MNHTLDPTAIDALLPQTQCTRCGYQGCLPYAQAIAAGEAEINRCPPGGAATIEALSALTGRSALPLNPANGEEKPREVAFILEEHCIGCTKCLPACPVDAILGANKRMHTVIAIECNGCELCIAPCPVDCIIMVPDTARDGAARGPIDAIEADHFRQRYHAHQARNVRRRQEQAEKIEAKRADLKRETGASTLAEAIARAKARRANP, encoded by the coding sequence ATGAATCACACGCTGGACCCCACCGCCATCGACGCCCTGCTGCCGCAGACCCAATGCACGCGCTGCGGCTATCAGGGTTGCCTGCCCTACGCACAGGCGATCGCGGCCGGCGAGGCCGAGATCAACCGGTGCCCGCCGGGCGGCGCGGCGACCATTGAAGCGCTGTCGGCGCTGACCGGCAGGTCGGCGCTGCCGCTGAATCCGGCCAATGGTGAGGAGAAGCCGCGCGAGGTGGCCTTCATCCTGGAGGAACACTGCATCGGCTGCACCAAATGCCTGCCGGCCTGCCCGGTGGATGCGATCCTGGGGGCCAACAAGCGCATGCACACGGTGATCGCCATCGAGTGCAACGGTTGCGAGTTGTGCATCGCGCCGTGCCCGGTCGATTGCATCATCATGGTGCCGGATACGGCTCGCGATGGTGCCGCGCGTGGGCCCATCGACGCGATCGAGGCCGATCACTTCCGCCAGCGCTACCATGCCCATCAGGCCCGCAATGTACGCAGGCGTCAGGAACAAGCCGAGAAGATCGAGGCCAAGCGCGCAGACCTGAAGCGCGAGACTGGCGCCAGCACCCTGGCGGAAGCGATTGCACGGGCCAAGGCCAGGCGGGCGAATCCGTAA
- a CDS encoding acyl-CoA dehydrogenase family protein, giving the protein MAQKPSSLDPSDLFDVRSLLSDEERMVQDTVARFTDEKVIPIIGDCFDQHRFPSELIPEIASLGLLGSSLPEEYGCANMSSVMYGLICQELERGDSGIRSFVSVQSSLCMYPIYAFGSDEQRKKYLPGMARGEIIGCFGLTEPHGGSDPGNMKTHAKRDGGDWVINGSKMWITNGGVANIAIVWAMTEEGIQGFIVEKGTPGFATQNIERKMSLRASVTSALFFDDVRVPDSQRLPNVRGLKGPLSCLTQARYGITWGPIGAAIACYRDVLEYSKTRIIFGKPIAGTQAVQLKLADMARRITLAQLLSLQLGRLKDAGTMQPTQVSLAKWNNVRMAIDIAREARDILGGAGITVEYSPIRHGLNLESVITYEGTETVHQLVVGREITGINAF; this is encoded by the coding sequence ATGGCGCAGAAGCCTTCCTCGCTGGACCCTTCCGATTTGTTTGATGTGCGTTCGCTGCTGTCGGACGAGGAACGCATGGTGCAAGACACGGTGGCGCGATTCACCGACGAGAAGGTGATCCCGATCATCGGCGACTGTTTCGATCAGCACCGGTTCCCGTCGGAACTGATCCCGGAAATCGCCTCGCTGGGCCTGCTTGGCTCCAGCCTGCCGGAGGAGTATGGCTGCGCCAACATGAGCAGCGTGATGTACGGTCTGATCTGCCAGGAACTGGAGCGCGGCGATTCGGGCATCCGCAGCTTTGTATCGGTGCAATCCAGCTTGTGCATGTATCCGATCTACGCCTTCGGCTCCGACGAGCAGCGGAAAAAGTACCTGCCGGGCATGGCACGCGGCGAGATCATCGGTTGCTTCGGCCTGACCGAGCCGCATGGCGGCTCCGACCCCGGCAACATGAAAACCCATGCCAAGCGCGACGGCGGCGACTGGGTCATCAACGGCTCGAAGATGTGGATCACCAACGGCGGCGTGGCCAACATCGCCATCGTCTGGGCGATGACCGAAGAAGGCATTCAGGGCTTCATCGTCGAAAAGGGCACGCCCGGTTTCGCCACCCAGAACATCGAGCGCAAGATGAGCCTGCGCGCCTCGGTCACCAGTGCGCTGTTCTTTGACGACGTGCGCGTGCCCGACAGCCAGCGCCTGCCGAATGTGCGCGGCCTCAAAGGACCGCTGTCCTGCCTGACGCAGGCCCGCTACGGCATCACCTGGGGTCCGATCGGTGCGGCCATCGCCTGCTATCGCGATGTACTCGAGTACAGCAAGACCCGGATCATCTTTGGCAAGCCGATCGCTGGCACGCAGGCGGTGCAGCTGAAGCTGGCCGACATGGCGCGCCGTATCACGCTGGCTCAGCTGCTGTCGCTGCAGCTCGGTCGATTGAAGGATGCAGGCACCATGCAGCCCACCCAGGTCAGCCTGGCCAAATGGAACAATGTGCGCATGGCCATCGACATCGCCCGCGAAGCCCGCGACATCCTCGGCGGCGCCGGCATCACCGTGGAATACAGCCCGATCCGTCATGGCCTGAACCTGGAAAGCGTGATCACCTATGAGGGCACGGAAACCGTGCATCAGCTGGTGGTCGGTCGCGAGATCACCGGGATCAACGCGTTCTGA
- a CDS encoding FHA domain-containing protein, whose translation MPVKLSTHVPDQAVALHLLAGDRDIVLGRDPSCEVPLRHASVSRRHARLSLSEEGYWQLQDLSSKNGTRIDGQRVSFQPLSHGRWFALGDVYCEFEIIDQDTRQALESRAADRREASAAWTRRLHADTELQQVLADLLNGIVEVAECQRGFLLTLDREREMRVAACYGLNPADLAATTFQGSRSAIERVLAERRAIYLSDRRDRLWLADRPSVIAQGISALTCLPLVHRGEVLGLAYADTTDETHVFTELDAELLTAMVEHAASVLAATRMAAQLAQLSACLAVGPDGSRLLGSAPRWTRLGADAESPR comes from the coding sequence ATGCCGGTCAAGCTCAGCACGCATGTCCCCGATCAAGCCGTTGCCCTGCATCTGCTGGCAGGTGACCGGGATATCGTGCTTGGGCGAGACCCGTCCTGCGAGGTCCCGCTGCGCCATGCCTCGGTGTCCAGACGACACGCCCGCCTGTCGCTCAGCGAGGAGGGGTACTGGCAACTGCAGGATCTGAGTTCAAAGAATGGCACCCGAATCGACGGCCAGCGAGTCAGCTTTCAGCCACTCAGCCATGGCCGCTGGTTTGCGCTGGGCGATGTCTATTGCGAGTTCGAGATCATTGATCAAGACACACGGCAGGCGCTGGAGAGCCGCGCCGCAGATCGGCGTGAAGCCTCTGCTGCCTGGACCCGTCGCCTTCATGCCGATACCGAGCTGCAGCAGGTGCTGGCTGATTTGCTCAATGGCATCGTCGAAGTGGCCGAATGCCAGCGCGGATTTCTGCTGACGCTGGATCGCGAGCGCGAGATGCGGGTCGCCGCCTGCTATGGTCTGAACCCGGCGGATCTGGCGGCGACCACCTTTCAGGGCAGTCGCAGTGCCATCGAGCGGGTGCTTGCCGAACGCCGAGCCATATATCTCAGCGATCGCCGCGACCGACTCTGGCTGGCTGATCGCCCCAGCGTGATCGCGCAGGGCATCAGCGCCCTGACCTGCCTGCCGCTGGTGCATCGCGGTGAGGTGCTGGGTCTGGCCTATGCGGACACCACCGACGAAACCCACGTGTTCACCGAACTCGATGCCGAACTGCTGACAGCGATGGTCGAGCATGCGGCTTCGGTGCTGGCCGCGACACGGATGGCCGCGCAGCTGGCGCAACTGTCAGCCTGTCTGGCTGTGGGCCCGGACGGCAGCCGCCTGCTCGGTAGTGCACCGCGATGGACTAGACTCGGCGCAGACGCGGAATCGCCGCGATGA
- a CDS encoding protein kinase — MTNPNRLVQADTLVNQATLTGALAASDFSPGTVVAGRFRIERLLGMGGMGLVYQAHDTELDIDVALKLLRPELANRRDAFERFRQELLLARQVSSPHVVRIHDLVKHENAWLISMDYVPGQSLERLLDQRGPLPVEEAITMTRQLALGLAAAHRSGVVHRDLKPANVLVNEQGEACITDFGVARSAGNTGITDSGVIIGTPAYLSPEQARAEPLDGRSDLYALGLILFEMLTGTLPFRGGTPAEMMVQRIVRDPPSVATIKPELPAFAVRLCAHLLELKPAHRFQSAEEVIAAIDSRRVPGLGRSGRSKLGLATAVFLSLAAAFALYQWRASLPVGANSSSASSALTLDLVTLPLQVTGPDDVDRLLGAGIDSLLSDRLAEDANLHSASRLQVKRVLAELGFDAEAAQRQRSRVFQVTGAKQLLGGQMQRSDNGRINVTLALWEPGLTQARWTLTQSADTEAEISATLYVIQQELQRALGSTASLRPWPAPEVLTALGRLQVAAPVGDEIDAMTQLAMASASDELWWALMESLDGNGRAAEATAVARRAAESTASATDAAGRRVHAYAQVLLGNYAAAQDELKALAAAVKGNPALHLLMARTLAELGDFQSAIGELAQLTADDQRNIDAWYLLGKYSIQSGDAKRAVDDYLVRAQVLANRLNDVRMQANVGNALGLGYRLLGQLAAAAERFESSSRLRQAIGDIRGQAASLRNLSTVRSIQGDYAAAGAALTLAKSLVEPLGDPVAMADLANDVGVLAEEQGDYRGALDAYRDALRLRQAQGNLREIGQSQINVGFAYYQLGEFDNAQTYWQQAMASYQQADDRIGMVHARESLALAETASGAWTQARTSFDHILVESESLQMAEERSIAQAGLAELDRLEGRMVSALDHAGNAMAAFRQREDARGISEMILLQTAVYCDLGDWAQAATTLAALSPENAASGEQASQYHWRKGEIALGQGQPDIALGAADDAIASASEQRNLGNELAARLLRTRALMSLKRTSEALQELTTVRQGRARYASVPFRLLLTETELQVDVEGKAAVYQEARALLARLPDYGRAFRIHALAAQKPAAAGSDQVLADARESLLRLQQQTPPMQQAALERQARSLGLAGSAP; from the coding sequence ATGACCAATCCAAACCGCCTCGTGCAAGCGGATACGCTCGTCAATCAGGCCACGCTCACTGGCGCGCTGGCTGCATCCGACTTCAGTCCGGGCACGGTGGTCGCCGGGCGTTTCCGCATCGAGCGACTATTGGGCATGGGCGGTATGGGACTGGTCTACCAGGCTCACGACACTGAACTCGACATTGATGTCGCGCTGAAACTGTTGCGCCCGGAGCTGGCCAATCGACGTGACGCTTTCGAGCGATTCCGCCAGGAACTGCTGCTGGCCAGGCAGGTGTCCAGCCCACATGTGGTCCGTATCCACGACCTGGTCAAGCACGAAAACGCCTGGCTGATCAGCATGGATTATGTGCCGGGCCAATCCCTGGAGCGCCTGCTGGACCAGCGCGGGCCGCTGCCCGTCGAGGAAGCCATCACCATGACCCGGCAACTGGCGCTGGGGCTGGCTGCCGCCCATCGCAGCGGCGTGGTGCACCGTGATTTGAAGCCGGCGAATGTGCTGGTCAATGAACAGGGCGAGGCCTGCATCACTGATTTCGGCGTGGCGCGCTCGGCTGGCAACACTGGCATTACCGACAGCGGCGTGATCATCGGCACGCCGGCTTATCTGTCACCCGAGCAGGCGCGGGCTGAACCCCTGGACGGGCGCAGCGACCTCTATGCGCTGGGACTGATCCTGTTCGAGATGCTGACCGGCACCCTGCCCTTTCGCGGCGGCACGCCAGCGGAAATGATGGTGCAACGAATCGTTCGAGATCCGCCGTCGGTGGCGACCATCAAGCCAGAATTGCCGGCCTTCGCGGTACGTTTGTGTGCGCACCTGCTGGAACTCAAACCCGCCCATCGCTTCCAGAGCGCCGAGGAGGTCATCGCCGCCATCGATTCCCGTCGCGTGCCTGGCCTTGGTCGAAGCGGCCGCAGCAAGCTGGGCCTGGCGACGGCCGTGTTCCTGTCGCTGGCTGCAGCCTTCGCCTTGTATCAATGGCGTGCCAGCCTGCCGGTCGGTGCCAACTCGTCATCCGCAAGTAGCGCCTTGACGCTGGACCTCGTGACGCTACCGCTGCAGGTGACTGGCCCGGACGATGTGGATCGGCTGTTGGGCGCTGGTATCGACAGCCTGCTGTCCGATCGTCTGGCCGAAGATGCGAATCTGCACAGCGCCAGTCGGCTGCAGGTCAAGCGGGTGCTCGCGGAACTTGGCTTCGACGCCGAGGCGGCCCAGCGTCAGCGCTCGCGGGTATTTCAAGTGACCGGGGCGAAGCAGCTATTGGGCGGCCAGATGCAGCGTTCCGACAACGGCCGGATCAACGTCACGCTGGCATTGTGGGAACCGGGTCTGACCCAGGCCCGATGGACCCTCACCCAATCCGCAGACACCGAAGCCGAAATCTCGGCGACGCTGTACGTAATTCAGCAGGAGCTGCAGCGTGCGCTGGGAAGCACGGCATCGCTTCGGCCCTGGCCTGCGCCCGAGGTGCTGACTGCCTTGGGCCGTTTGCAAGTGGCGGCACCCGTCGGTGACGAGATCGACGCCATGACGCAGCTGGCCATGGCGAGCGCCAGCGATGAGCTGTGGTGGGCGCTGATGGAGAGCCTGGATGGCAACGGTCGCGCTGCCGAAGCCACGGCCGTGGCACGGCGCGCAGCTGAGTCCACCGCGTCGGCCACTGACGCTGCTGGCCGGCGCGTCCACGCCTACGCCCAGGTCTTGCTGGGCAACTACGCGGCAGCACAGGACGAACTGAAGGCGCTGGCCGCTGCAGTGAAGGGCAATCCAGCCCTCCACCTGCTGATGGCGCGGACGTTGGCCGAGCTCGGCGACTTTCAGTCAGCGATTGGCGAATTGGCTCAACTGACCGCAGATGACCAGCGCAATATCGATGCCTGGTATCTCCTCGGCAAGTATTCGATCCAGTCTGGCGACGCCAAGCGCGCAGTGGACGACTATCTGGTGCGCGCCCAGGTGCTGGCCAATCGATTAAACGACGTGCGGATGCAGGCCAACGTTGGCAATGCGCTGGGCTTGGGCTATCGCTTGCTGGGGCAGTTGGCCGCAGCTGCCGAGCGCTTCGAATCCTCTTCCCGACTTCGCCAGGCGATCGGAGATATACGCGGACAGGCCGCCAGTCTGCGCAACCTGTCCACGGTGCGGTCGATTCAAGGGGATTACGCTGCGGCTGGCGCAGCGTTGACGCTCGCCAAGTCGCTGGTCGAACCCTTGGGCGATCCCGTGGCGATGGCCGATCTGGCCAACGACGTGGGCGTGCTGGCCGAAGAGCAAGGGGATTACCGCGGCGCCCTTGACGCCTATCGCGATGCCCTGCGCCTGCGCCAGGCCCAGGGCAATCTGCGCGAAATCGGCCAGAGTCAGATCAATGTGGGATTCGCCTACTACCAGCTGGGTGAATTCGACAATGCCCAGACCTACTGGCAACAGGCCATGGCCAGCTACCAGCAGGCTGATGACCGCATCGGCATGGTCCACGCCCGAGAGAGCCTGGCGCTGGCAGAAACTGCCAGCGGCGCCTGGACGCAGGCCCGCACCAGCTTCGACCACATCCTGGTCGAGTCGGAATCCTTGCAGATGGCCGAGGAGCGCAGCATTGCCCAGGCTGGATTGGCTGAACTGGATCGCCTGGAAGGGCGCATGGTCAGCGCACTGGACCATGCCGGAAATGCCATGGCGGCTTTCAGGCAACGCGAAGACGCACGCGGCATCTCGGAAATGATACTGCTGCAGACTGCGGTGTACTGCGATCTGGGCGACTGGGCGCAGGCGGCGACGACGCTCGCAGCGCTATCTCCAGAAAATGCCGCCAGCGGCGAGCAGGCGAGTCAGTACCATTGGCGCAAGGGTGAAATTGCCCTCGGACAGGGACAGCCCGACATTGCCCTCGGCGCTGCCGACGATGCCATTGCCAGCGCCAGCGAGCAGCGCAATCTCGGAAACGAACTGGCAGCCCGCTTGTTGCGCACCCGCGCCTTGATGAGCCTGAAACGCACGTCCGAAGCCTTGCAGGAACTGACCACCGTGCGCCAGGGGCGGGCGCGCTATGCCAGCGTGCCATTTCGCCTGCTCCTGACCGAGACCGAATTGCAGGTGGACGTGGAAGGCAAGGCCGCCGTCTATCAGGAAGCCAGAGCCTTGCTGGCCCGTCTCCCCGACTATGGCCGCGCCTTTCGCATCCATGCACTGGCGGCGCAGAAACCGGCGGCCGCGGGCAGCGATCAGGTACTCGCGGATGCCCGGGAGAGTCTGTTGCGCCTGCAGCAGCAGACACCACCGATGCAGCAGGCGGCACTTGAGCGCCAGGCCAGATCCCTGGGACTGGCGGGTAGCGCACCATGA
- a CDS encoding sensor histidine kinase: MNIEDSSPPLPDLHDQDALRRQLLQLGRQQQELMAQLQTGEQHFRRLARSVWRVQEDERRRLARDLHDGIGQHLTALRHRLDGLVRGDALASADSLQQALALCDTAIHETRTLSRLLRPQILDDLGLEAALRWLARQSSESSSMAIEVSISELPETIDSDLSTLIFRVTQEALTNAAKHARAGQVVIRLSQRPGRLQLLIVDDGVGCNLDSAWARSSSGDSTGLASIRERVRLFGGQLSLQSQPGEGLQLRVNLPLGKEESQG; the protein is encoded by the coding sequence ATGAACATCGAGGATTCGAGCCCTCCGCTTCCAGACCTGCACGATCAGGACGCATTGCGCCGGCAGCTGCTGCAACTGGGCCGCCAACAACAGGAGCTGATGGCCCAACTACAGACCGGTGAGCAGCACTTCAGACGACTGGCGCGTTCGGTCTGGCGGGTCCAGGAAGACGAACGCCGACGCTTGGCGCGCGATTTGCACGACGGCATCGGCCAGCACCTGACGGCCTTGCGCCATCGCCTGGACGGCCTGGTTCGCGGCGACGCCCTGGCCTCGGCAGACTCCCTGCAGCAGGCTCTGGCGCTGTGCGACACCGCCATCCATGAGACGCGCACGCTGTCGAGACTGCTACGCCCGCAGATCCTGGACGACCTGGGTCTGGAAGCCGCCCTGCGCTGGTTGGCGCGGCAATCGTCCGAATCCAGCTCAATGGCAATTGAAGTGTCGATCAGTGAGTTGCCCGAGACCATCGACAGCGATCTGTCGACCCTGATTTTCAGGGTCACCCAGGAAGCGCTGACCAACGCCGCCAAGCATGCCCGCGCGGGTCAAGTGGTGATTCGGCTGAGTCAAAGACCCGGACGGCTGCAACTGCTGATCGTCGATGATGGCGTAGGCTGCAATCTCGACAGCGCCTGGGCTCGCTCCAGCAGCGGCGACAGCACCGGTCTGGCCAGCATCCGCGAGCGGGTGCGCCTGTTTGGCGGTCAGCTATCGCTGCAGTCGCAACCGGGTGAGGGCTTGCAGTTGCGCGTCAATCTGCCGCTGGGCAAGGAGGAATCACAAGGATGA
- a CDS encoding response regulator transcription factor: protein MIRVLVADDHTILREGLVSLLNHSGDCQVVGQAADGMQAVEMALQLEPNVVVLDLSMPKLNGLDVIRRLSKELDHTRILVLTMHAEEEYVLHVVRAGAAGFLLKDSASSELLKAVRALAAGRAYYGPHASQVLAQQVQQPQSRIDDPYRDLTSREREVFHLLVEGLTTKEIARQLDISTKTAENHRFRAIEKLGVRNTAELIRYAVKHGLFE from the coding sequence ATGATCCGGGTATTGGTGGCGGACGACCACACCATTCTGCGCGAGGGCCTGGTGTCGCTGCTCAATCACAGCGGCGACTGCCAGGTGGTAGGACAAGCTGCTGATGGCATGCAGGCCGTGGAAATGGCACTGCAGTTGGAACCCAACGTGGTAGTGCTGGATCTGTCCATGCCCAAGCTCAACGGCCTGGACGTGATCCGCCGATTGAGCAAGGAACTCGACCACACCCGCATCCTGGTGCTGACCATGCACGCGGAGGAAGAGTACGTGCTGCATGTGGTTCGTGCTGGCGCCGCCGGCTTTCTGCTCAAGGACAGCGCCAGCAGCGAGCTGCTGAAGGCGGTGCGGGCGTTGGCTGCCGGACGCGCCTATTACGGCCCCCACGCCTCGCAGGTGCTGGCCCAGCAGGTGCAGCAGCCGCAGTCACGCATCGACGACCCCTATCGCGATCTGACCTCACGCGAGCGCGAGGTCTTTCATCTGCTGGTGGAAGGCCTGACCACCAAGGAAATCGCCCGGCAGCTGGACATCAGCACCAAGACCGCCGAGAACCACCGCTTTCGCGCCATCGAGAAACTGGGGGTGCGCAACACCGCCGAATTGATCCGCTACGCGGTCAAGCACGGCTTGTTCGAGTGA